Proteins from a genomic interval of Nautilia sp. PV-1:
- a CDS encoding OmpA family protein: MKKTFIGLSIAASLLAAGNYQIGMAGGRTHVNKSQAIDNYDFLNFRFGALLHKYDALRLEFEKSGKVLNGASLKRALLNYEYDFKPESKLSPYYFIGAGYQWVRGDYKNALVADMGLGLKYKITDQFNVFSEFRGLRDYRNINNHYSGIFGFAYNFGGNTQTPVQEPQETVKTKPADSDHDGVPDYLDKCPNTPAGVKVDKNGCPVSFNFNIEFDTNSAVIKLEYMPAIKKFAEFLKQNSAYKAKIQGYTDNTGSRVYNIVLSQKRAKAVYDALIKFGIDKNRLSWEGFGPADPIASNDTPKGRAENRRVVAKLSF, encoded by the coding sequence AACAAATCACAAGCCATAGACAATTATGATTTTCTAAATTTCAGATTCGGAGCACTGCTGCATAAATACGATGCGTTAAGACTTGAATTTGAAAAAAGCGGAAAAGTTTTAAACGGTGCGAGTTTGAAAAGGGCACTGCTTAATTATGAATATGATTTCAAACCCGAATCAAAACTGTCCCCTTACTATTTTATAGGTGCCGGTTACCAGTGGGTAAGAGGAGATTATAAAAACGCCCTCGTCGCGGATATGGGACTTGGCCTGAAATACAAAATAACAGACCAGTTTAATGTTTTTTCGGAATTTAGAGGACTGAGGGACTACAGAAACATAAACAACCATTACAGCGGAATATTTGGATTTGCCTATAATTTCGGCGGCAACACACAGACGCCGGTGCAGGAACCTCAGGAAACCGTAAAAACCAAACCGGCAGACAGCGACCATGACGGAGTTCCGGATTACCTTGACAAATGCCCGAACACTCCGGCAGGTGTAAAAGTAGATAAAAACGGATGCCCTGTAAGTTTCAATTTTAATATAGAATTTGATACCAACAGCGCGGTAATTAAACTTGAATATATGCCTGCAATTAAAAAATTTGCAGAATTTTTAAAACAAAATTCGGCTTATAAAGCAAAGATTCAGGGATATACCGACAATACGGGAAGCAGAGTTTATAATATAGTGCTTTCCCAAAAAAGAGCAAAAGCAGTATATGACGCATTAATAAAATTTGGAATAGACAAAAACAGACTTTCATGGGAAGGATTCGGTCCGGCTGATCCTATCGCATCAAACGACACTCCAAAAGGAAGGGCTGAAAATAGAAGAGTTGTAGCAAAACTCTCTTTTTAA
- a CDS encoding chloride channel protein, whose product MIKNFLISSVLTGIVTGIMIVIYSFLTKYLSYILFFGDPVQSIMYLPVWHIYLVPFVSILIINYMIRKNEKVREYGVAEIAKAVEENKITYTLKDLFCKIFASSLSIASGFAVGNEGPSAAIGAMIAQKFHTMLNLPKNLLKVSLSIGASSGIAAVFVSPITGIMFAIENVAYEFVKNFAGYLILAGVIAFSVSWYFMEPLIFNYSTGKFIEYRYVFATLLFIPVITFFIYFYLSLKDIVLKFLREKLPNSGKNIVMAVIGSLIIGTILIISPYAAFSGHEVVKTLINDTGHFPLYMIFILIVLRIIATSVSLYANAVGGVFIALMSIGALVGYGFGESVTYFGFKVEPFYFAAIGAAVFMGVNMKLPLTAVVLALETTYDYNVIIPTGISVVIVTYLTTLKFDLKKLNFMTYNKKQSNFSSET is encoded by the coding sequence ATGATAAAAAATTTTCTGATAAGTTCCGTTCTGACGGGAATCGTTACTGGTATAATGATAGTAATATACTCTTTTTTGACGAAATATCTTTCATATATCCTTTTTTTCGGAGATCCGGTACAGAGTATAATGTATCTTCCCGTATGGCATATATACCTTGTACCTTTTGTTTCAATCCTGATAATCAATTATATGATAAGAAAAAACGAAAAAGTACGGGAATACGGCGTAGCGGAAATTGCAAAAGCGGTTGAAGAAAACAAAATAACATATACGCTCAAAGACCTTTTTTGTAAAATATTCGCTTCGTCCCTTTCAATAGCAAGCGGCTTTGCAGTCGGAAACGAAGGACCTTCCGCCGCCATAGGAGCGATGATAGCGCAAAAATTCCACACTATGCTCAATCTTCCTAAAAATCTTCTTAAAGTTTCATTAAGCATAGGGGCCAGCAGCGGTATAGCGGCAGTTTTTGTATCTCCCATCACAGGCATAATGTTTGCCATAGAAAATGTGGCCTACGAATTTGTTAAAAACTTCGCGGGTTATCTTATTCTTGCCGGGGTTATCGCTTTCAGCGTATCATGGTATTTTATGGAACCGCTGATTTTTAATTATTCCACAGGAAAATTCATCGAATACAGATATGTTTTTGCAACACTGCTTTTTATTCCCGTAATTACGTTTTTTATATATTTTTATCTTTCTTTGAAAGATATAGTTTTAAAATTTTTAAGAGAAAAACTTCCCAACTCCGGTAAAAATATCGTTATGGCCGTAATCGGAAGCCTGATAATAGGCACAATTCTTATAATCTCCCCGTATGCGGCTTTCAGCGGACATGAAGTTGTAAAAACCCTTATAAACGATACAGGGCATTTTCCGTTATATATGATATTTATTTTAATAGTTCTGCGGATAATTGCGACAAGCGTATCTTTATATGCAAACGCGGTGGGAGGGGTGTTTATAGCGCTTATGAGTATCGGGGCGCTTGTCGGATACGGATTCGGGGAATCTGTGACATATTTCGGATTTAAAGTCGAACCGTTTTATTTTGCGGCGATAGGCGCAGCCGTATTTATGGGTGTAAATATGAAACTTCCTTTAACAGCGGTCGTGCTCGCCCTGGAAACAACATACGATTACAATGTAATAATACCTACAGGCATAAGCGTTGTAATTGTGACATATCTTACCACACTGAAATTTGACCTTAAAAAACTTAATTTTATGACATATAATAAAAAACAGTCCAATTTTTCTTCCGAAACTTAA
- the pyrD gene encoding dihydroorotate dehydrogenase (quinone), whose product MSFFDMIKPLIYKTDPELAHDLVDMAFRTARRCPLFFNPLVKANFVDDPMLNQKIWNLEFKNPVGVAAGFDKHATMVYGWPALGFGWGEIGAVTPKPQPGNEKPRAWRHIDYEAVQNAYGFNNEGVQVIKKRLKKIYPYILPIGANIGKNKTTPEDKAVEDYKILVKELNDVVDFFVVNISSPNTPGLRDLLNAEFISNLFGELKSLTQKPVLIKFSPDMEDELIINLANYSVLAGADGIIVTNTTVNYDLVGSEIKRGGISGKPLAQRSYEVLRIVAGEVFGQVPIISVGGIDSAEEAYKRIKAGASLLQVYTAIIYKGPGIVGEINRGLIELLKKDGFSHISEAIGIEIPKKLENKSKA is encoded by the coding sequence ATGAGTTTTTTTGATATGATAAAACCCCTGATTTACAAAACGGATCCGGAACTTGCACATGATCTGGTGGATATGGCTTTCAGAACCGCAAGAAGATGTCCTCTTTTTTTTAATCCTCTTGTTAAAGCGAATTTTGTTGACGATCCAATGCTTAATCAGAAAATCTGGAACCTGGAATTTAAAAACCCCGTAGGTGTAGCCGCGGGATTTGACAAACACGCAACAATGGTATACGGCTGGCCTGCTTTAGGCTTCGGCTGGGGAGAAATAGGAGCCGTAACTCCCAAACCGCAACCGGGAAACGAAAAACCGAGAGCATGGAGACATATCGATTATGAAGCAGTTCAAAACGCTTACGGTTTTAACAATGAAGGTGTTCAGGTAATCAAAAAAAGACTTAAAAAAATATATCCGTATATCCTTCCCATAGGGGCCAATATAGGTAAAAACAAAACGACTCCGGAAGATAAAGCTGTAGAAGATTATAAAATACTCGTAAAAGAATTAAACGACGTAGTGGACTTTTTTGTAGTAAACATTTCCTCTCCGAACACTCCTGGTTTAAGAGACCTCCTGAATGCAGAATTTATATCAAATCTGTTCGGGGAGCTCAAAAGCCTCACTCAAAAACCTGTTTTGATTAAATTTTCTCCGGATATGGAAGACGAACTGATTATAAATCTTGCAAACTATTCCGTTTTAGCGGGAGCAGACGGGATAATAGTCACGAATACGACTGTAAATTACGATTTGGTCGGAAGTGAAATAAAAAGAGGCGGAATTTCCGGAAAACCTCTGGCTCAAAGAAGCTACGAAGTTCTTAGAATTGTGGCCGGCGAAGTATTCGGACAAGTGCCTATTATAAGTGTAGGAGGCATAGACAGCGCCGAAGAAGCATATAAAAGAATAAAAGCCGGAGCTTCTCTTCTACAGGTTTACACAGCCATAATTTACAAAGGTCCCGGAATCGTAGGAGAAATCAACAGAGGATTAATAGAACTTCTGAAAAAAGACGGTTTTTCTCATATAAGTGAAGCAATAGGAATAGAAATTCCTAAAAAACTTGAGAACAAATCCAAAGCCTAA
- a CDS encoding FAD-dependent oxidoreductase — MYDILVIGGGVSGFVAAVNAKRFYPAKKVALIERNPKKLIPCGIPYIFNTYEIDDDLMHLEKKLKKFGVELIKGSVEGVNINSKIVMLSKDADIDKTEQKKRLKYEKLIIATGSTPLIPPIEGIENAYFIKKEYDYLKKLVSKTKDAENITIIGGGFIGLEIADELSKNKNVTLIEAMDSLLPNSFDDDYSSEVKELLSKKVNIVLNSKVTKITDKHIYLDNVEIKSDLTIVATGFKPNTEMFKNILPLNEKGFIQADDYFRVDKDVYAVGDCVEHKEFFTSNPTPLMLASTAAFDARIAAANLYNLRIIRHNKDALNIYSTVIEGRMFAAVGITEKMAKKQGFEIIAAKTSTPSTHPPKFSHSTDVKLKLIFSKKDLYLLGAQISGGLNSAELINILSLAIQKNATATDLYTMQIGTHPILTPPPTFYPVSATAAEALKEF; from the coding sequence ATGTATGATATTTTGGTAATAGGCGGCGGCGTTTCCGGGTTTGTGGCGGCGGTTAACGCCAAAAGGTTTTATCCGGCGAAAAAAGTGGCCCTTATAGAAAGAAATCCAAAAAAACTTATACCTTGCGGGATACCTTATATATTTAACACATACGAAATAGACGATGATTTAATGCATCTTGAAAAAAAACTGAAAAAATTCGGAGTCGAACTAATAAAAGGCAGTGTCGAAGGCGTAAATATTAACAGTAAGATTGTTATGTTAAGTAAAGATGCGGATATTGACAAAACAGAGCAGAAAAAACGCCTGAAATACGAAAAGCTGATAATAGCCACCGGCTCCACACCTCTTATTCCGCCTATTGAAGGGATTGAAAACGCTTATTTTATAAAAAAAGAATACGATTATTTAAAAAAGCTTGTTTCAAAAACAAAAGACGCCGAAAACATCACAATTATAGGAGGAGGGTTTATAGGTCTTGAAATTGCGGATGAACTGAGTAAAAATAAAAACGTAACGCTGATTGAAGCAATGGATTCGCTTCTTCCGAATTCTTTTGACGATGACTACTCTTCGGAAGTAAAAGAGCTTTTAAGCAAAAAAGTAAATATAGTTTTAAATTCAAAAGTTACAAAAATAACGGATAAACACATTTATCTGGATAACGTTGAAATTAAAAGCGATCTTACTATTGTCGCTACTGGATTTAAGCCCAATACCGAAATGTTTAAAAACATTCTTCCTTTAAATGAAAAAGGTTTTATACAGGCGGACGATTATTTCAGGGTTGATAAGGACGTATACGCCGTTGGAGACTGTGTAGAGCATAAAGAGTTCTTTACCTCTAATCCAACTCCTTTAATGCTTGCGTCCACCGCTGCGTTTGATGCAAGGATAGCCGCAGCGAATCTGTATAATCTGAGAATCATCAGACATAATAAAGACGCGCTAAACATCTATTCCACCGTTATCGAAGGAAGAATGTTCGCAGCAGTCGGTATTACTGAAAAAATGGCTAAAAAACAGGGATTTGAAATAATTGCGGCAAAAACCTCGACACCGTCTACACATCCGCCTAAATTTTCACATTCGACTGACGTAAAATTAAAACTTATTTTTTCAAAAAAAGATTTATATCTTTTAGGTGCTCAGATAAGCGGAGGGTTGAACAGTGCGGAATTAATAAATATATTAAGCCTTGCAATACAAAAAAACGCAACGGCGACGGACTTATATACTATGCAGATAGGCACACACCCTATACTGACTCCTCCTCCGACTTTTTATCCGGTTTCGGCTACGGCCGCGGAAGCTCTTAAGGAGTTTTAG
- a CDS encoding pitrilysin family protein, whose product MLHKFYTHKLKNGLDVIAIPVNKGSNVITSNIFYKVGSRNEIMGKSGIAHMLEHMNFKSTKNLAEGDFDKIVKSLGGVDNASTGFDYTHYYIKTSSTYLDKTFELFSEVMENLNLNDDEFQRERKVVYEERLWRTDNNPIGYLYFRLFNNTYLYHPYHWTPIGFKDDILNWTINDIRDFHKTYYQPKNAFLLVAGDIEPQKVFNAAEKYFSHIKNRKKIPHVHMKEPELDGDRHITVKRDTEVDIVAIAYRIPDFRHKDQFALSAYSEILSGGKSGTLREKLINKKALVSEVYAYNMELIDPGVFLALAICNPGVSPDTVEKELKKEILNTKITKKALNKVKNQTKMDFLTQLESSSGVSNIYGDYFAKGDITPLLEYEEKINSLTPEKVEEIKKYFDKSVTVKLIKK is encoded by the coding sequence ATGCTTCATAAATTCTATACGCATAAACTGAAAAACGGCTTAGATGTAATAGCGATTCCTGTGAATAAAGGCTCCAACGTAATTACAAGCAATATTTTTTATAAAGTCGGAAGCAGAAACGAAATAATGGGCAAAAGCGGAATAGCCCATATGCTCGAACACATGAATTTTAAATCCACAAAAAACCTTGCTGAGGGCGATTTCGATAAAATAGTAAAAAGCCTGGGCGGAGTTGACAACGCATCAACCGGGTTTGACTATACACACTATTACATAAAAACTTCCAGCACTTATCTTGATAAAACGTTTGAGCTTTTCAGTGAAGTTATGGAAAATTTAAATCTTAACGACGACGAATTTCAGCGCGAGAGAAAAGTAGTTTATGAAGAAAGACTCTGGAGAACGGATAACAACCCAATCGGGTATCTCTATTTCAGACTGTTTAACAACACATATCTTTACCATCCTTATCACTGGACGCCTATAGGATTTAAAGACGATATTTTAAACTGGACAATAAACGATATCAGAGATTTCCACAAAACCTACTATCAGCCTAAAAACGCGTTTTTGCTCGTAGCCGGAGATATTGAACCTCAAAAGGTATTCAACGCAGCGGAAAAATATTTCTCACATATTAAAAACCGTAAAAAAATCCCGCATGTGCATATGAAAGAGCCGGAACTTGACGGAGACAGGCATATAACCGTTAAAAGAGACACCGAGGTCGACATAGTAGCAATCGCTTACAGAATTCCGGATTTCAGACATAAAGACCAGTTTGCCCTGAGCGCCTACAGTGAAATATTAAGCGGAGGCAAAAGCGGAACTTTAAGAGAAAAACTTATTAATAAAAAAGCGTTAGTCAGTGAAGTATACGCATACAATATGGAACTGATCGATCCGGGAGTGTTTTTGGCTCTTGCGATATGCAATCCGGGTGTCAGTCCGGACACAGTAGAAAAAGAACTTAAAAAAGAGATACTAAACACTAAAATAACCAAAAAAGCGCTGAACAAAGTAAAAAATCAGACAAAAATGGATTTTTTAACTCAGCTTGAAAGCTCCAGCGGGGTCAGCAATATTTACGGAGATTATTTCGCAAAAGGAGACATAACGCCTCTTTTGGAATATGAAGAGAAAATAAACTCCCTGACTCCTGAAAAAGTAGAAGAAATTAAAAAATATTTTGATAAAAGCGTAACCGTTAAACTAATCAAAAAATAG
- a CDS encoding isoprenylcysteine carboxylmethyltransferase family protein — MKTTASVVIRIIIWIILIFGGIALSLYLDLKYFKSLLFNPYFHFITLILGFFALKLAFHAAAVGGRELKRKGRDGDIPRLETNRLVTSGIYECTRHPMLFGLMLLPLGVALFLGLPSFIFFIAPLEAFFIFIMVITLEEKEAYIKFGDDYLKYKEKTPLFPKTKECFKKLFFD; from the coding sequence ATGAAAACAACGGCATCCGTAGTAATCAGGATTATAATCTGGATTATTTTAATATTCGGAGGTATTGCTCTTTCTCTTTATTTGGATTTAAAGTATTTTAAATCTCTTCTTTTTAATCCTTATTTTCATTTTATAACTTTAATATTAGGCTTTTTTGCACTGAAACTTGCTTTCCACGCCGCAGCGGTAGGAGGCAGGGAGCTTAAAAGAAAAGGGAGAGACGGTGATATACCGAGACTTGAAACGAACAGACTTGTGACTTCGGGTATATACGAATGCACACGTCATCCCATGCTATTCGGACTTATGCTGCTGCCGTTGGGAGTGGCTCTTTTTTTAGGGCTTCCGAGTTTTATATTTTTTATCGCTCCACTTGAAGCTTTTTTTATATTTATAATGGTTATTACCCTTGAAGAAAAAGAAGCATATATAAAATTCGGAGACGATTATCTTAAATATAAAGAAAAAACACCCCTGTTTCCAAAAACAAAGGAGTGTTTTAAAAAGCTATTTTTTGATTAG
- a CDS encoding YggS family pyridoxal phosphate-dependent enzyme has translation MTLDELIQRVEEARLRRSEHLIVQIVAVTKYTKDTEPLRKLYNEGQRAFGENRVQDMEDKVNALSDLPIEWHFIGNLQKNKINKLLKLNPFMIQSINSYELAEAINKRTDKPVRCLLEINSAKEPTKHGLQPELAVETYLKIKENLPNINLQGVMTIGAHVDDEEEIRKSFRLTYKIFEQLKPYGAKICSMGMSGDFEIAIEEGSNMIRVGSALLNSYL, from the coding sequence ATGACATTAGACGAATTAATTCAAAGAGTTGAAGAAGCAAGGCTTAGAAGAAGCGAACATCTTATAGTCCAGATTGTAGCCGTTACGAAATATACAAAAGATACGGAGCCTCTAAGAAAACTTTATAACGAAGGGCAGAGGGCTTTTGGGGAAAACAGGGTACAGGATATGGAAGATAAAGTAAACGCCCTTAGCGATCTGCCTATCGAGTGGCATTTTATCGGCAATCTGCAAAAGAATAAAATCAATAAACTTTTAAAATTAAATCCTTTTATGATCCAGTCAATCAACTCTTATGAACTAGCCGAAGCAATTAATAAAAGAACGGATAAACCTGTAAGATGCCTTCTTGAGATAAACTCGGCAAAAGAGCCTACAAAACACGGCTTACAGCCGGAACTTGCTGTTGAGACGTATCTGAAAATAAAAGAAAATCTTCCTAATATTAACCTTCAGGGTGTAATGACGATAGGCGCACATGTCGATGACGAAGAAGAAATAAGAAAGAGTTTCAGACTGACATATAAAATATTTGAACAGCTTAAACCTTACGGAGCGAAGATATGCTCTATGGGTATGAGCGGGGATTTCGAAATAGCGATAGAAGAGGGCTCTAATATGATAAGGGTCGGAAGCGCTTTACTGAACTCATATCTATGA
- the rseP gene encoding RIP metalloprotease RseP: MISAIIILSFLIFFHEFGHFLMAKLVGVKVEVFSIGFGKKLVCKKFGETEWCLSAVPLGGYVQMKGQDDSNPYVKSDDPDSYNAKSPWQRILILLGGPGFNFLLAFLIYLFIAFTGWTKLAPVVGQTIPNTPAAKVLKKGDKIIEINGVKIRSWDDISPLVQKYSVLHMEILRNGRIFNITLKPKVETAKNVFNEEVKRKIVGIVPSGDIIKVHYGVLEAFKVAWDKFVSDSTLIVKGVQKLITGAVGLNTLSGPIGIVDITAKVASYGWQPLLLLAALLSVNLGVLNLLPIPALDGGHIMFNLYEAVFRREVSEEIMVKLTIGGWIILGSLMLIGVYNDLHRLIGG, translated from the coding sequence ATGATTAGTGCGATAATAATACTTTCTTTTTTAATTTTTTTCCATGAATTCGGACATTTTTTAATGGCAAAACTTGTCGGTGTCAAAGTAGAGGTTTTTTCAATCGGTTTTGGAAAAAAACTTGTCTGTAAGAAATTCGGAGAAACCGAGTGGTGTCTAAGCGCCGTGCCTTTAGGAGGGTATGTCCAGATGAAAGGACAGGACGACTCAAATCCGTATGTAAAAAGCGACGATCCGGATTCGTATAACGCAAAATCTCCCTGGCAGAGAATTCTGATACTTCTGGGAGGTCCAGGATTTAATTTTCTACTGGCTTTTTTGATTTATCTGTTTATTGCGTTTACGGGATGGACGAAACTCGCTCCGGTAGTCGGTCAGACAATTCCGAATACGCCTGCCGCAAAAGTGCTGAAAAAAGGCGATAAAATTATTGAAATAAACGGAGTAAAAATACGTTCATGGGATGATATATCGCCTTTGGTGCAAAAATATTCCGTATTGCATATGGAAATTCTAAGAAACGGCAGGATTTTTAATATTACACTTAAACCGAAAGTAGAAACGGCTAAAAACGTTTTTAACGAAGAAGTAAAAAGAAAAATAGTGGGAATCGTTCCGAGCGGAGATATTATAAAGGTGCATTACGGAGTTTTGGAAGCGTTTAAAGTGGCGTGGGATAAATTCGTAAGCGATTCAACGCTAATAGTAAAAGGCGTTCAAAAACTTATTACCGGTGCGGTAGGGCTTAATACGTTAAGCGGTCCTATAGGAATAGTGGATATTACCGCAAAAGTAGCAAGTTACGGGTGGCAGCCGTTATTGCTTCTTGCAGCGCTTCTCAGTGTAAACTTAGGGGTGCTAAACCTTCTGCCGATACCGGCTCTTGACGGAGGGCATATAATGTTCAATCTGTATGAGGCTGTTTTCAGAAGAGAAGTGAGCGAAGAGATAATGGTCAAGCTGACAATAGGTGGCTGGATAATACTCGGCTCTTTAATGCTTATCGGTGTTTACAACGACCTTCACAGGTTAATAGGAGGATAA
- the pgsA gene encoding CDP-diacylglycerol--glycerol-3-phosphate 3-phosphatidyltransferase produces the protein MSIITDDGIKLYRYELWKKRLKNVPNILAFIRVLLAFLMYLFLVDRDMFAGIHPSWMDYFAALIFVIASITDFFDGFIARNFDASSKLGEILDPLADKMLILGAFLGLLFLHRANAWAIYLILVREFFITALRISMAQEGLSVKASMAGKVKTVSQMGAIGFLLMNWPCANCLLWIAVVLTLYSGYDYIKVYVKAQND, from the coding sequence ATGTCAATAATTACTGATGACGGTATCAAACTGTACAGATACGAACTTTGGAAAAAGAGATTAAAAAACGTTCCTAATATATTGGCTTTTATAAGAGTTTTACTGGCGTTTTTGATGTATCTGTTTTTGGTGGACAGAGATATGTTTGCAGGTATTCATCCGAGCTGGATGGACTATTTTGCGGCTTTAATATTTGTAATAGCAAGTATTACCGACTTTTTTGACGGTTTTATTGCAAGAAATTTTGACGCAAGCAGCAAACTCGGAGAAATTTTGGATCCTTTGGCCGATAAAATGCTTATCTTAGGGGCGTTTTTAGGTCTTTTGTTTTTACACAGGGCAAACGCCTGGGCGATATATCTTATCTTAGTCAGAGAGTTTTTTATTACAGCTCTTAGAATTTCAATGGCTCAGGAAGGATTAAGCGTAAAAGCGTCTATGGCGGGGAAAGTAAAAACTGTTTCTCAAATGGGGGCTATAGGGTTTTTGCTTATGAACTGGCCCTGTGCAAACTGTCTTTTATGGATTGCGGTTGTTCTGACTCTTTACAGCGGATACGATTATATTAAAGTTTATGTGAAAGCTCAAAATGATTAG
- a CDS encoding enoyl-ACP reductase encodes MKGKTLVISGATRGIGKAIAERFAKEGVNIAFTYNSNQEIAENLAKEWQEKYGIKAKAYKLNILEPETYKDLFKQIDENFDRVDFFVSNAIISGRAVVGGFGPFMRLKPKGICNIFTATVNAFVVGAQEAAKRMQKVGGGSIISLSSTGNLVYTPNYAGHGSSKAAVETMVKYAAAELGEWGIRVNAVSGGPIDTDALKAFPNYEEVKAEVEKRSPLNRMGVPEDLAGITYFLCTDEASWITGQTVVVDGGTTFGGKIG; translated from the coding sequence ATGAAGGGTAAAACGTTAGTAATAAGCGGGGCAACGAGAGGTATAGGCAAAGCGATAGCCGAAAGATTTGCAAAAGAGGGCGTTAATATAGCATTCACTTATAATTCAAACCAGGAAATAGCAGAAAATCTTGCAAAAGAGTGGCAGGAAAAATACGGAATTAAAGCCAAAGCGTATAAACTTAATATTTTGGAACCTGAAACATATAAAGATTTATTCAAACAGATTGACGAGAATTTTGACAGAGTCGACTTTTTCGTTTCGAACGCGATTATCAGCGGAAGAGCGGTTGTAGGAGGGTTCGGACCTTTTATGAGACTAAAACCGAAGGGAATATGCAATATATTTACCGCAACTGTCAACGCTTTTGTAGTAGGGGCTCAGGAAGCGGCTAAAAGAATGCAAAAAGTAGGAGGCGGAAGCATAATTTCTCTAAGTTCTACCGGGAATCTTGTTTATACTCCTAATTATGCAGGCCACGGAAGTTCTAAAGCAGCTGTTGAGACAATGGTTAAATATGCGGCTGCTGAGCTTGGAGAATGGGGAATCAGGGTCAATGCCGTAAGCGGAGGTCCTATTGATACGGATGCCCTTAAAGCGTTTCCTAATTATGAAGAAGTAAAAGCCGAAGTTGAAAAAAGAAGCCCTCTTAACAGAATGGGTGTACCGGAAGATTTGGCCGGAATAACATACTTTTTATGTACGGATGAAGCCAGCTGGATAACTGGCCAGACTGTTGTTGTTGACGGCGGAACTACATTCGGAGGAAAGATCGGTTAA
- the dapA gene encoding 4-hydroxy-tetrahydrodipicolinate synthase, whose protein sequence is MQGAMTALITPFKNGKVDEETYASLIQRQIDNGIDWVVPVGTTGESATLTHDEHKRCIEIAVEICRGTNTKVLAGAGSNSTHESIDLAKFAEAKGADAVLSVSPYYNKPTQRGLYEHYKALANAIKIPVVLYNVPGRTCSNINVETAIKLFNDVENIIAIKEATGSIENVVALCANSDIAVISGDDAINYPIMATGGKGCISVTSNLLPNRIAELIHSSLKGDFDTSRAINEELYDINKVLFVESNPIPIKYAMYEAGLIPSLEYRLPLCEPSDENKAKIKEVLKKYI, encoded by the coding sequence ATGCAAGGCGCAATGACCGCTCTTATTACTCCGTTTAAAAACGGAAAAGTTGACGAAGAAACATATGCCTCACTTATACAAAGGCAGATTGACAACGGTATTGACTGGGTTGTTCCGGTTGGAACTACGGGAGAGAGTGCTACACTGACTCATGACGAGCATAAAAGATGTATTGAAATAGCCGTAGAGATTTGTAGAGGAACGAATACTAAAGTTTTAGCCGGGGCCGGAAGCAATTCTACCCATGAAAGTATAGATTTGGCTAAATTTGCCGAAGCGAAAGGCGCGGATGCGGTACTCAGCGTATCTCCGTATTATAACAAGCCTACTCAAAGAGGACTTTACGAACACTATAAAGCTCTTGCAAACGCAATTAAAATTCCTGTTGTTTTATATAACGTGCCGGGAAGAACCTGCAGCAATATAAATGTGGAAACAGCAATAAAACTTTTTAACGATGTTGAGAATATTATTGCCATTAAAGAAGCTACGGGAAGTATAGAAAACGTGGTTGCTCTATGTGCAAACAGCGATATAGCCGTAATAAGCGGAGATGACGCAATAAACTATCCGATAATGGCTACCGGAGGAAAAGGCTGTATTTCGGTGACTTCAAATCTTCTTCCTAACAGAATTGCCGAACTTATACACAGCTCTTTAAAAGGTGATTTTGATACAAGCAGGGCTATCAACGAAGAACTGTATGATATTAACAAAGTTCTTTTTGTGGAAAGCAATCCGATACCGATTAAATACGCAATGTATGAAGCCGGACTGATTCCTAGTCTGGAATACAGGCTGCCGCTTTGTGAACCGAGTGATGAAAACAAGGCGAAAATAAAAGAAGTTTTAAAAAAATATATTTAA